Proteins encoded within one genomic window of Kibdelosporangium phytohabitans:
- a CDS encoding sortase domain-bontaining protein yields the protein MNKSRVLTQALLVLSALALGFAGYLLLLSPLQYDRAQTVLYAKARETLADTSMPTGGKIDAGTPVAFLEIPGLGLSEVVVEGTAGSQLALGPGHGRTSPLPGQPGTSVLMGRAQTYGAPFKEIGKLQAGDEVDVTTAQGRFTYRVDRVRREGDPRPPAAGKGRLMLISAEGGDWTGPERTVFVDSTLTGDVAAPPGGRSTTMLPEEAALERDSGVLIELVLWLQVLALAFGLFVWARIRWGRWETWLVGVPVVVAATWQVYQSAAVAVLPNLL from the coding sequence ATGAACAAGAGCCGTGTCCTGACGCAAGCGCTGCTCGTGCTGTCGGCGCTTGCGTTGGGTTTCGCCGGGTATCTGCTGTTGCTGTCCCCGCTGCAATACGACCGCGCCCAGACGGTGTTGTACGCCAAGGCACGCGAGACACTCGCGGACACCAGCATGCCGACCGGCGGCAAGATCGACGCGGGCACACCGGTCGCGTTCCTGGAGATCCCCGGCCTCGGCCTCAGTGAAGTCGTGGTCGAAGGCACCGCGGGCAGTCAGCTCGCGCTCGGCCCCGGGCACGGGCGCACGAGCCCGCTGCCCGGCCAGCCGGGGACATCCGTCCTCATGGGACGGGCGCAGACGTACGGCGCGCCGTTCAAGGAGATCGGCAAACTCCAGGCGGGCGACGAGGTCGACGTCACCACGGCACAGGGCAGGTTCACGTACCGCGTCGACCGGGTGCGCCGGGAAGGTGACCCACGACCGCCCGCTGCCGGGAAAGGCCGCCTGATGCTGATCAGCGCGGAAGGCGGGGACTGGACCGGGCCGGAACGCACGGTGTTCGTGGACTCGACGCTCACCGGTGACGTGGCCGCCCCGCCCGGTGGCCGGTCCACGACCATGCTGCCGGAAGAAGCCGCGCTCGAACGGGACAGCGGTGTGCTGATCGAGCTGGTGCTGTGGCTGCAGGTGCTGGCGCTCGCGTTCGGACTGTTCGTGTGGGCGCGGATCCGTTGGGGCCGCTGGGAGACGTGGCTGGTCGGCGTACCGGTGGTGGTGGCCGCGACCTGGCAGGTCTACCAGTCCGCGGCCGTGGCCGTGCTGCCGAACCTTCTCTAG
- a CDS encoding phosphate ABC transporter ATP-binding protein, with product MEAVGVSAWFGKRKVLQRVSLTMPPGSVTALIGPSGCGKSTFLRILNRMHELVASASLAGEVLLDGVDVYEPGGRITETRRRIGMVFQKPNPFPAMSIADNVTAGLKLTGAKASRDEKHHLIEQCLTKAGLWKEVRDRLKQPGGALSGGQQQRLCIARSLAVRPDVLLMDEPCSALDPTSTRRIEETIAELRDEVTIVIVTHNMQQAARVSQQCAFFLAEDGTPGQIVEAGPTRDIFDDPVDPRTADYVNGRFG from the coding sequence CTGGAAGCGGTCGGCGTGTCCGCCTGGTTCGGCAAACGCAAGGTGCTGCAACGGGTTTCCCTGACCATGCCGCCGGGCAGCGTGACCGCGCTGATCGGTCCGTCCGGCTGCGGCAAGTCGACGTTCCTGCGCATCCTCAACCGGATGCACGAACTGGTCGCCAGTGCGTCGCTGGCAGGCGAGGTGCTGCTCGACGGCGTGGACGTCTACGAGCCGGGCGGGCGGATCACCGAGACGCGCAGGCGCATCGGCATGGTCTTCCAGAAGCCGAACCCGTTCCCGGCCATGTCCATCGCGGACAACGTGACCGCGGGCCTGAAACTGACCGGCGCCAAGGCGTCACGCGACGAAAAGCACCACCTCATCGAGCAGTGCCTGACCAAAGCCGGGCTGTGGAAGGAAGTCCGCGACCGGCTCAAGCAGCCGGGCGGCGCGCTCTCCGGCGGCCAGCAGCAACGGCTGTGCATCGCGCGGTCACTGGCCGTGCGGCCGGACGTGCTGCTGATGGACGAGCCGTGCTCGGCGCTGGACCCGACGTCGACCCGGCGGATCGAGGAGACCATCGCCGAGTTGCGCGACGAGGTCACGATCGTGATCGTCACGCACAACATGCAGCAGGCGGCCAGGGTGTCGCAGCAGTGCGCTTTCTTCCTCGCCGAGGACGGCACCCCCGGTCAGATCGTCGAGGCCGGGCCGACCAGGGACATCTTCGATGACCCGGTCGACCCGCGCACCGCCGACTACGTCAACGGGCGGTTCGGCTAG
- a CDS encoding tetratricopeptide repeat protein — MSDMVAAFRQAEQLVAMRRPLDALAALAPVLEAEADKPSVQLLAGRAYLGSAQLRRAEEAFRKVIDLDPNDHYARFALGRALQRQSRYTEARRQLRLATAMHPVPEYQEALSEVNARIALNEDVD; from the coding sequence ATGAGCGACATGGTTGCGGCGTTCCGGCAGGCCGAGCAGCTCGTGGCCATGCGCAGGCCCCTTGACGCTCTGGCGGCGCTGGCGCCGGTGCTGGAAGCGGAAGCGGACAAACCGAGCGTGCAACTGCTGGCCGGGCGGGCCTATCTCGGCTCTGCGCAGCTCAGAAGGGCGGAAGAGGCGTTCCGGAAGGTGATCGACCTCGACCCCAACGATCACTACGCCCGCTTCGCGCTGGGTCGCGCGTTGCAGCGGCAGAGCCGGTACACCGAGGCCCGGCGGCAGCTGCGGCTGGCCACGGCGATGCACCCGGTGCCCGAGTACCAGGAGGCCCTCAGCGAGGTCAACGCCCGGATCGCGCTGAACGAGGACGTGGACTGA
- the eno gene encoding phosphopyruvate hydratase, whose protein sequence is MAVIEQVGAREILDSRGNPTVEVEVALDDGTLARAAVPSGASTGEHEAVELRDGDSNRYLGKGVEKAVTAVLDEIGPELTGIEAVEQRVVDQKLVDLDGTPDKSRLGANAILGVSLAVAKAAADSSGLELFRYIGGPNAHVLPVPMLNILNGGAHADTDVDIQEFMIAPIGAESFREALRWGTEVYHSLKSVLKSRGLATGLGDEGGFAPSLGNNREALDLILVAVEKAGYRPGREIALALDVAATEFFNDGAYTFEGEKRSAEQMAAYYKELVDNYPLVSIEDPLSEDDWDGWVRLTSELGERVQLVGDDLFVTNPERLEEGISRRAANALLVKVNQIGTLSETLDAVSLATSFGYKSMMSHRSGETEDTTIADLAVATGVGQIKTGAPARSERVAKYNQLLRIEETLGDAARYAGDLAFPRFNPES, encoded by the coding sequence GTGGCGGTAATCGAGCAGGTCGGCGCACGCGAGATCCTCGACTCGCGGGGCAACCCGACGGTCGAGGTCGAGGTCGCGCTCGACGACGGCACCCTGGCCCGCGCGGCCGTTCCGTCGGGTGCCTCGACCGGTGAACACGAGGCGGTCGAGCTTCGTGACGGCGACAGCAACCGGTACCTCGGCAAGGGGGTCGAGAAGGCCGTCACCGCCGTCCTCGACGAGATCGGGCCGGAGCTGACCGGGATCGAGGCGGTCGAGCAGCGCGTGGTCGACCAGAAGCTCGTCGACCTGGACGGCACGCCGGACAAGTCGCGGCTCGGTGCCAACGCCATCCTCGGCGTCAGCCTCGCGGTCGCCAAGGCCGCGGCCGACTCCAGCGGGCTCGAGCTGTTCCGCTACATCGGCGGGCCGAACGCGCACGTGCTGCCCGTGCCGATGCTCAACATCCTCAACGGTGGCGCGCACGCCGACACCGACGTGGACATCCAGGAGTTCATGATCGCCCCGATCGGCGCCGAGTCGTTCCGCGAGGCGCTGCGCTGGGGCACGGAGGTGTACCACTCCCTCAAGTCGGTGCTCAAGAGCCGCGGCCTGGCCACCGGCCTCGGTGACGAGGGCGGTTTCGCGCCGAGCCTCGGCAACAACCGCGAAGCGCTCGACCTCATCCTCGTGGCCGTCGAGAAGGCCGGGTACCGCCCCGGTCGCGAGATCGCGCTGGCGCTCGACGTCGCCGCGACCGAGTTCTTCAACGACGGCGCCTACACCTTCGAGGGCGAGAAGCGCAGCGCCGAGCAGATGGCCGCGTACTACAAGGAGCTGGTGGACAACTACCCGCTCGTCTCCATCGAGGACCCGCTGTCGGAGGACGACTGGGACGGCTGGGTGCGGCTGACCTCGGAGCTGGGCGAGCGCGTGCAGCTGGTCGGCGACGACCTGTTCGTCACCAACCCGGAGCGGCTGGAGGAGGGCATCTCCCGCCGCGCGGCCAACGCGCTGCTGGTGAAGGTCAACCAGATCGGCACGCTCTCCGAGACGCTCGACGCCGTGTCGCTGGCGACATCCTTCGGTTACAAGAGCATGATGAGCCACCGGTCCGGTGAGACCGAGGACACCACCATCGCCGACCTCGCGGTCGCGACCGGTGTCGGCCAGATCAAGACCGGCGCGCCCGCCCGCAGCGAGCGCGTCGCCAAGTACAACCAGCTGCTGCGCATCGAGGAGACCCTCGGTGACGCCGCGCGCTACGCCGGGGACCTCGCGTTCCCGCGCTTCAACCCGGAGAGCTGA
- a CDS encoding FtsB family cell division protein — protein MADEPGEVPQRPERSASRRGRFTRGFVTSAKSDDKPEGAERPDRRGRFGRRPGSTKSKPAAGKTAKDAPEPPPRRRPASARADGDGPPPRRRPAPKQRSRFAKTLMGQATTRRAAIVATVVCALALSVAVPLRTYLSQRDEVATQERRQAELRAQVQELEARKAQLSDPAQILAEARKRLRYVMPGETPYMVQLPGDAGAQPGQQPVAPPGPQQPWFQQLWDSIKER, from the coding sequence ATGGCTGACGAGCCCGGTGAGGTTCCGCAGCGCCCGGAGCGGTCGGCTTCGCGGCGCGGCCGGTTCACGCGCGGGTTCGTCACGTCGGCGAAGTCCGACGACAAGCCAGAGGGCGCCGAGCGCCCGGACCGGCGCGGCCGGTTCGGGCGCCGCCCCGGCTCGACGAAGTCGAAGCCGGCAGCGGGCAAGACGGCGAAGGACGCCCCGGAGCCCCCGCCGAGGCGGAGGCCCGCCTCGGCGCGGGCGGACGGTGACGGTCCGCCGCCGCGCAGGCGTCCGGCGCCCAAGCAGCGCTCGCGGTTCGCCAAGACCCTGATGGGTCAGGCGACCACGCGGCGCGCGGCGATCGTCGCCACGGTGGTCTGTGCGCTGGCGCTGTCGGTCGCCGTCCCGCTGCGGACGTACCTCTCCCAGCGGGACGAGGTCGCCACGCAGGAACGCCGCCAGGCCGAACTGCGGGCGCAGGTGCAGGAGCTGGAGGCCCGCAAGGCCCAGTTGTCCGACCCGGCCCAGATCCTCGCCGAGGCACGCAAGCGTTTGCGCTACGTGATGCCCGGCGAGACCCCGTACATGGTCCAGCTGCCCGGCGACGCCGGTGCCCAGCCTGGTCAGCAGCCTGTCGCCCCACCCGGGCCGCAGCAGCCGTGGTTCCAGCAGCTCTGGGACTCGATCAAGGAAAGATAG
- a CDS encoding DUF501 domain-containing protein has translation MQFEPVTEADRAVVAAQLGRPPRALRAVAARCPSGHVAVVQTNPRLEDGTPFPTLFYLTCPRLTSLCSTLEAAGVMKEMTARLAEDEDLAKHYEQAHQSYLAQRDAIESLGTRVSAGGMPGRVKCLHVHLAHAMASGPGVNPFGDETLRLIEDQWPAGDCQAVDHAG, from the coding sequence GTGCAGTTCGAGCCAGTCACCGAGGCGGACCGCGCGGTCGTTGCGGCCCAGCTCGGCAGGCCGCCGCGCGCGTTGCGCGCCGTCGCGGCCCGGTGCCCCAGCGGTCACGTCGCCGTAGTCCAGACCAATCCACGACTAGAGGACGGCACGCCGTTCCCGACGTTGTTCTACCTGACCTGCCCGAGGCTGACCTCGCTGTGCAGCACGCTGGAGGCCGCGGGCGTGATGAAGGAGATGACCGCACGCCTGGCCGAGGACGAGGACCTGGCCAAGCACTACGAGCAGGCGCACCAGTCGTACCTCGCGCAGCGGGACGCGATCGAGTCGCTCGGTACGCGGGTCAGCGCGGGCGGCATGCCCGGGCGCGTGAAGTGCCTGCACGTCCACCTGGCACACGCGATGGCCAGTGGGCCGGGCGTGAACCCGTTCGGCGACGAGACGCTGCGGCTGATCGAGGACCAATGGCCTGCCGGCGATTGTCAGGCAGTCGACCACGCCGGCTGA
- a CDS encoding lytic transglycosylase domain-containing protein gives MLRYLRRRRGLAAVTAALLLVPAALAGDAVSGWSAEDKSITPLANGLGRGFFGIDLEDLGASGQLPEVDGLSSELMRVIGDPDGLASAGDPINTPSGPLGIPGSALQAYKKAEFLLATQQPTCRMHWSLLASIGRIESNHGRGGAVDAKGNTLEKILGPVLNGVGFAAIQDTDRGALDDDTQWDRAVGPMQFIPSTWAGYAADGNGDNVKSPHNFYDASLAAGKYLCSGGLDMSNDQQRGIAVFRYNHSESYVRTVLLWAKAYEAGVSTIPDGTGVTTGNNTNPNAQAAPAQTPIATTPAPPPGTPGGNPGSSNPPPSHDTTITPKPPTSPPSTPPSNPPSNPPSNPPSNPPSNPPSNPPSNPPSNPPSNPPSNPPSEPPATSSSDKPPASSPTSGAPAESTKQSSTSKTSGA, from the coding sequence ATGCTGCGCTACCTGCGACGCCGGCGCGGGCTGGCGGCCGTGACAGCGGCGTTGCTGCTCGTGCCCGCCGCACTGGCGGGCGACGCGGTCAGCGGGTGGAGTGCCGAGGACAAGTCCATCACGCCGCTGGCCAACGGCCTCGGGCGCGGCTTTTTCGGCATCGACCTCGAAGACCTCGGCGCCAGCGGTCAGCTGCCCGAGGTGGACGGCCTGTCCAGCGAGCTGATGCGCGTCATCGGCGACCCGGACGGGCTCGCCTCGGCAGGCGACCCGATCAACACCCCGAGCGGCCCGCTCGGCATCCCCGGCAGCGCGCTGCAGGCGTACAAGAAGGCCGAGTTCCTGCTGGCCACGCAGCAGCCGACCTGCAGGATGCACTGGTCACTGCTGGCGAGCATCGGCCGGATCGAGTCCAACCACGGCCGCGGCGGCGCGGTGGACGCCAAGGGCAACACGCTCGAGAAGATCCTCGGCCCGGTGCTCAACGGCGTCGGTTTCGCCGCGATCCAGGACACCGACCGCGGCGCGCTCGACGACGACACGCAGTGGGACCGCGCGGTCGGCCCGATGCAGTTCATCCCGTCCACCTGGGCCGGTTACGCCGCGGACGGCAACGGTGACAACGTCAAGAGCCCGCACAACTTCTACGACGCCTCCCTCGCGGCCGGGAAGTACCTGTGCTCCGGCGGCCTGGACATGAGCAACGACCAGCAGCGTGGCATCGCGGTGTTCCGCTACAACCACTCGGAGAGCTACGTCCGGACCGTCCTGCTCTGGGCGAAGGCGTACGAGGCCGGTGTCAGCACCATCCCGGACGGCACGGGTGTGACAACGGGGAACAACACCAACCCGAACGCGCAGGCGGCGCCCGCGCAGACGCCGATCGCGACCACCCCGGCCCCGCCGCCGGGAACGCCGGGTGGCAACCCCGGCTCGTCGAACCCGCCGCCCAGCCACGACACGACGATCACGCCGAAGCCGCCGACGAGTCCGCCGAGCACACCGCCGTCGAACCCACCATCGAACCCGCCGTCCAACCCTCCTTCGAACCCCCCGTCCAACCCGCCGTCCAACCCTCCTTCGAACCCGCCGTCCAACCCGCCGTCGAATCCGCCGTCCAACCCGCCTTCGGAGCCGCCTGCGACGAGTTCGTCCGACAAGCCCCCGGCGAGTTCGCCGACCTCGGGTGCTCCGGCGGAATCGACCAAGCAGTCGTCGACCAGCAAGACCTCGGGCGCGTAG
- a CDS encoding Ppx/GppA phosphatase family protein — protein MPRVAAIDCGTNSIRLLVADVTKRDDGTSWLRDVHREQRVVRLGQGVDATGMLNPEALQRTRIALADYTAILRRKGAESVRMVATSATRDAGNRDDFFGMTEAVLGVPAEVISGDEEASLAFTGAVGDLDPEDGPFLVVDVGGGSTELVLGTWDGVKATPKASRSTDIGCVRITERCLRSDPPTAEEIAQARELAGQVLQSAFDVVPVHEAKTWIGVAGTATTMAAIALGLPEYDSDAIHLSRIAKEKLVATSEDLLRLDHDQRAADPVIHPGRVDVIGGGSLIFQVLAERLTGVDELVVSEHDILDGIALAQL, from the coding sequence ATGCCAAGGGTTGCTGCCATCGACTGTGGGACTAACTCGATCCGCTTGCTCGTCGCGGACGTGACCAAACGGGACGACGGTACGTCCTGGCTGCGTGACGTCCACCGCGAGCAGCGGGTGGTCCGGCTCGGCCAAGGGGTCGACGCGACCGGGATGCTCAACCCGGAAGCGTTGCAGCGCACCAGGATCGCGCTCGCCGACTACACCGCGATCCTGCGCCGCAAGGGCGCGGAGAGCGTCCGGATGGTGGCGACGTCGGCGACGCGCGACGCGGGCAACCGGGACGACTTCTTCGGGATGACCGAAGCTGTCCTCGGTGTGCCCGCCGAGGTGATCTCCGGTGACGAGGAGGCCTCGCTGGCGTTCACCGGCGCGGTCGGCGACCTCGACCCGGAGGACGGGCCGTTCCTGGTCGTCGACGTCGGCGGTGGCTCGACCGAACTCGTCCTCGGCACGTGGGACGGTGTCAAGGCGACGCCGAAAGCCTCGCGTTCGACCGACATCGGCTGCGTGCGGATCACCGAGCGGTGCCTGCGCAGCGATCCGCCCACCGCCGAGGAGATCGCGCAGGCGCGTGAACTGGCCGGCCAGGTGTTGCAGTCCGCGTTCGACGTCGTCCCGGTGCACGAGGCCAAGACGTGGATCGGGGTGGCCGGCACGGCGACCACGATGGCGGCGATCGCGCTGGGACTGCCGGAGTACGACTCCGACGCGATCCACCTTTCCCGGATCGCCAAGGAGAAGCTCGTCGCCACGAGCGAGGACCTGCTCCGGCTGGACCACGACCAGCGGGCCGCCGACCCGGTGATCCACCCCGGCCGGGTCGACGTGATCGGCGGCGGCAGTCTCATCTTCCAGGTGCTGGCCGAGCGGCTGACCGGCGTGGACGAACTCGTCGTGAGCGAGCACGACATCCTGGATGGGATCGCCCTCGCTCAGCTGTGA
- a CDS encoding peptide ABC transporter substrate-binding protein, which produces MGTRAGALTAAPLALVLVLSGCGGGGGGTPSGNATADATITIYGTNPPGNMLPANATDAGSAKMQEGVYSQLVGYAPADGKPFNQVAESITTTDSKVYNVKLRKGWKFHDGTEVKAKNFVDAWNWGAYGPNAQLSATWFKQIDGFADVYTKDPDGPSGPQKPPTPASKTMKGLKVIGDHEFEITLKAPFSVFSTVIGYNPFAPLPDKFFADPEGFAKAPIGNGPLKFVSFTPNVDIKLTRNDDFPLEQKKVKFKNLTIKIYSQQEAAYKDLLSGQLDFMEALPPSAKAGSKYKTELGDRLLTAKLLSISTLTLPEYLPEYKNLDLRKAIALAINREQITKTVLAETYVPADGWVNDNIEGYEKGVCGEFCQYDPAKAKEFYARSGHTGKITIQSNSDGGRKEPLEAACNSIKNALGVECTFVGATNFGDFRNLIDGQKLTGLGRSDWGADYAEIENFLNPLYRTGGSSNDSKTSNPQLDSLLAQADATAQRADAIKLYQQAHHVLPTYFPSIPVWMERGVGAKSSNLESATLNFKRRLEYASVVVKAKS; this is translated from the coding sequence ATGGGCACGAGGGCGGGTGCGCTGACGGCTGCGCCGTTGGCTTTGGTCTTGGTTCTCAGCGGTTGTGGTGGCGGTGGTGGCGGGACACCCTCGGGCAACGCCACGGCCGACGCCACGATCACGATCTACGGCACCAACCCGCCGGGCAACATGTTGCCCGCCAACGCGACCGACGCCGGCTCCGCCAAGATGCAGGAAGGCGTGTACTCCCAGCTGGTCGGCTACGCCCCCGCCGACGGCAAGCCGTTCAACCAGGTCGCCGAGTCGATCACCACGACCGACTCCAAGGTGTACAACGTCAAGCTCCGCAAGGGCTGGAAGTTCCACGACGGCACCGAGGTCAAGGCCAAGAACTTCGTCGACGCGTGGAACTGGGGCGCCTACGGCCCGAACGCGCAGCTGAGCGCGACCTGGTTCAAGCAGATCGACGGCTTCGCCGACGTGTACACCAAGGACCCCGACGGCCCGTCCGGCCCGCAGAAGCCGCCCACACCCGCGTCGAAGACCATGAAGGGCCTCAAGGTCATCGGCGACCACGAGTTCGAGATCACGCTGAAAGCGCCGTTCTCGGTGTTCAGCACGGTCATCGGGTACAACCCGTTCGCGCCGCTGCCGGACAAGTTCTTCGCCGACCCGGAAGGGTTCGCCAAGGCGCCGATCGGCAACGGCCCGCTGAAGTTCGTGTCGTTCACGCCGAACGTGGACATCAAGCTGACCCGCAACGACGACTTCCCGCTCGAGCAGAAGAAGGTCAAGTTCAAGAACCTGACCATCAAGATCTACTCGCAGCAGGAAGCGGCGTACAAGGACCTGCTGTCCGGGCAGCTGGACTTCATGGAGGCCCTGCCGCCGTCGGCGAAGGCGGGCAGCAAGTACAAGACCGAACTCGGCGACCGGCTGCTGACCGCGAAACTGCTGTCGATCTCCACGCTGACGCTCCCCGAATACCTGCCCGAGTACAAGAACCTCGACCTGCGCAAGGCGATCGCGCTGGCGATCAACAGGGAGCAGATCACCAAGACCGTGCTCGCCGAGACCTACGTGCCCGCCGACGGCTGGGTGAACGACAACATCGAGGGCTACGAGAAGGGCGTCTGCGGCGAGTTCTGCCAGTACGACCCGGCCAAGGCCAAGGAGTTCTACGCGCGGTCCGGGCACACCGGCAAGATCACCATCCAGTCCAACTCGGACGGTGGCCGCAAGGAACCTCTCGAGGCCGCGTGCAACAGCATCAAGAACGCGCTCGGCGTGGAGTGCACGTTCGTCGGCGCCACCAACTTCGGTGACTTCCGCAACCTGATCGACGGCCAGAAGCTGACCGGCCTCGGCCGTTCGGACTGGGGCGCGGACTACGCGGAGATCGAGAACTTCCTCAACCCGCTGTACCGCACCGGCGGATCGTCCAACGACTCGAAGACCTCCAACCCGCAGCTGGACTCGCTGCTGGCGCAGGCGGACGCGACCGCGCAGCGCGCCGACGCGATCAAGCTCTACCAGCAGGCACACCACGTGCTGCCGACGTACTTCCCGTCCATCCCGGTGTGGATGGAACGCGGAGTCGGCGCGAAGTCCAGCAACCTCGAGTCCGCGACGCTGAACTTCAAGCGGCGCCTGGAGTACGCGTCGGTCGTCGTGAAGGCCAAGAGCTGA
- a CDS encoding ABC transporter permease, with protein MGRYLLRRLLQFIPVFLGTTFIVYTLVWAVPGDPFAGKCGERQCPETFVSLMTDRYGLNDPLVVQYFTYLGKVVSGNLGETFSGVSISEQLLNSAPITVRLAIVALLIQIVIGVVAGVVTGIRGRGFLDNLVLVSTLFLISLPTFVTGSVLQILLGVEWGIINPTVSAEATWGELIVPGFVLGAISMAYVTRLTRTSIAENRRADYVRTAIAKGQPNRRVVFVHLLRNSAIPVVTFLGTDLGSLMGGAIVTEGVFNINGIGGLIFRNIAEKEGVMVTTIVTLLVLVYLLMSLFVDLLYAVLDPRIRYD; from the coding sequence ATGGGTCGATACCTGCTGCGGCGGTTGCTGCAGTTCATCCCGGTCTTCCTCGGCACGACCTTCATCGTCTACACGCTCGTCTGGGCGGTACCCGGCGACCCGTTCGCGGGCAAGTGCGGTGAACGGCAGTGCCCGGAGACGTTCGTGTCGCTGATGACCGACCGCTACGGGCTCAACGACCCGCTGGTCGTGCAGTACTTCACCTACTTGGGCAAAGTCGTGTCGGGCAACCTCGGTGAGACCTTCAGTGGAGTGTCCATTTCGGAGCAGCTGCTGAACTCGGCGCCGATCACGGTCCGGCTGGCGATCGTGGCGTTGCTGATCCAGATCGTCATCGGCGTGGTCGCCGGTGTCGTGACCGGCATCCGCGGCCGGGGTTTCCTCGACAACCTCGTGCTCGTCTCCACGCTCTTCCTGATCTCGCTGCCGACGTTCGTCACCGGTTCGGTGCTGCAGATCCTGCTCGGGGTGGAGTGGGGGATCATCAACCCGACGGTGTCCGCCGAAGCCACGTGGGGTGAGCTGATCGTGCCGGGGTTCGTCCTCGGTGCCATCTCGATGGCTTACGTGACAAGGCTGACGCGCACCAGCATCGCCGAGAACAGACGCGCCGACTACGTCCGCACGGCGATCGCCAAAGGACAGCCGAACCGCCGGGTGGTTTTCGTGCACCTGCTGCGCAACTCGGCGATCCCGGTTGTCACGTTCCTCGGCACGGACCTCGGTTCGCTGATGGGCGGTGCGATCGTCACCGAAGGCGTGTTCAACATCAACGGCATCGGCGGGCTGATCTTCCGCAACATCGCCGAGAAGGAAGGCGTCATGGTCACCACCATCGTGACGCTGCTCGTCCTGGTGTACCTGCTGATGAGCTTGTTCGTCGACCTGCTGTACGCCGTTCTCGACCCGAGGATCCGCTATGACTGA
- a CDS encoding ABC transporter permease: MTDPGSVGGGPALESFASAEVADLATAESDARQRKPRSLWGDAWIQLRRKPMFHISAVIILVVVLMAAFPSLFTARPADFNNLDFASQPPSSAAWFGYSFQGYDIWARAVHGSRATLLVGIFATLLTVLIGSLMGILAGFYGRFVDAFISRFGDIFAGLPFVLGAIVILTTFNPPGSDPSGTSILVQVILSISVLSWPVSMRIMRSATIVAKQLDYVKAARALGASTRRIIFRHMLPNTIAPVLVYATIALGAFIAVEATLAYLGIGVRPPVVSWGVMINDGKDYVQTSPHELLFPAGLVTITVLAFVMLGDAVRDALDPKSR; the protein is encoded by the coding sequence ATGACTGACCCAGGTTCCGTCGGCGGCGGCCCGGCGCTGGAGAGCTTCGCCAGCGCGGAGGTCGCCGACCTGGCGACGGCCGAGTCCGATGCGCGGCAACGGAAACCACGCAGCCTGTGGGGCGACGCGTGGATCCAGTTGCGCCGCAAGCCGATGTTCCACATCTCCGCGGTGATCATCCTCGTCGTCGTGCTGATGGCCGCGTTCCCCAGCCTGTTCACCGCACGCCCGGCCGACTTCAACAACCTGGACTTCGCCAGCCAGCCGCCGTCCTCGGCCGCCTGGTTCGGGTATTCCTTCCAGGGCTACGACATCTGGGCACGCGCGGTGCACGGGTCGCGGGCGACGTTGCTAGTGGGGATCTTCGCGACGCTGTTGACGGTGCTGATCGGCTCGCTGATGGGCATCCTCGCCGGGTTCTACGGCCGGTTCGTCGACGCGTTCATCTCCCGGTTCGGCGACATCTTCGCCGGGCTGCCGTTCGTGCTCGGCGCGATCGTCATCCTGACCACGTTCAACCCGCCCGGCTCCGACCCGAGCGGTACCTCGATCCTGGTGCAGGTGATCCTGTCGATCAGCGTGCTGTCCTGGCCGGTGTCCATGCGGATCATGCGCTCGGCGACGATCGTGGCCAAACAGCTGGACTACGTCAAAGCCGCGCGGGCGCTCGGCGCGAGCACGCGGCGGATCATCTTCCGGCACATGCTGCCCAACACGATCGCACCCGTCCTGGTGTACGCCACGATCGCGCTCGGCGCGTTCATCGCCGTGGAGGCGACGCTGGCGTACCTCGGGATCGGCGTCCGGCCGCCGGTGGTGTCGTGGGGCGTGATGATCAACGACGGCAAGGACTACGTGCAGACCTCGCCGCACGAACTGCTGTTCCCCGCCGGTCTGGTGACGATCACGGTACTGGCGTTCGTCATGCTCGGCGACGCGGTGCGTGACGCACTCGACCCGAAGTCACGGTAG